The following proteins are co-located in the Vigna unguiculata cultivar IT97K-499-35 chromosome 9, ASM411807v1, whole genome shotgun sequence genome:
- the LOC114162391 gene encoding plant intracellular Ras-group-related LRR protein 6-like, with protein sequence MNIHHLQQLHNHQPMTMKMDSMRKRERNKGMEKERLQVMDLSGMSLDSLPKPALDLATICKLDLSNNNLQDIPESLTARLLNMEVLDVRSNQLKSLPNSIGCLSKLKVLNVSGNFIESLPKTIENCRALEELNANFNKLSKLPDTIGFELINLKKLSVNSNKLVFLPSSTSHLTSLKVLDARLNCLRSLPEDLENLINLETLNVSQNFQYLETLPYSIGLLLSLVELDVSYNKIKTLPESIGCLKNLKKLSVEGNPLVCPSMEVVEQGLHVVMEFMQHKMNSSGERPAKKRWWMMKMVKCGTFNKQVRGGKRPEHEGYNMLKHQKINGLASPGFMGMLSPLRFFSSPRHSFG encoded by the exons ATGAACATTCACCATCTGCAACAGCTTCATAATCATCAACCTATGACCATGAAGATGGATTCCATGAGGAAGAGGGAGAGAAACAAAGGCATGGAGAAAGAGAGGCTTCAAGTCATGGATCTCAGTGGCATGTCTTTGGACTCTCTTCCCAAACCTGCTCTTGATTTGGCCACCATTTGCAAGTTGGACTTATCTAATAACAATCTCCAG GACATTCCTGAATCCTTAACTGCGAGACTGCTAAACATGGAGGTGTTGGATGTTCGGTCCAACCAGCTTAAGTCTCTTCCTAATTCCATTGGTTGTCTCTCTAAGCTTAAGGTTTTAAATGTCTCAGGCAACTTCATCGAATCCCTCCCCAAAACCATTGAGAATTGCAG AGCATTGGAAGAACTGAATGCGAACTTCAACAAGCTGAGCAAGTTACCAGACACAATAGGGTTCGAGCTGATAAACCTGAAGAAGCTCTCAGTGAATTCCAACAAGCTGGTTTTTCTTCCTAGCTCCACCTCACACCTAACATCACTGAAGGTTCTGGATGCACGGTTGAATTGCCTAAGGTCACTTCCGGAGGATCTTGAGAACCTCATCAACCTTGAGACACTGAACGTGAGCCAGAACTTCCAGTACTTGGAAACCCTCCCTTATTCCATAGGGCTCCTCTTGTCCCTGGTTGAACTTGACGTGAGCTACAACAAGATCAAGACCTTGCCTGAATCCATTGGGTGCCTGAAGAACCTGAAGAAGCTGAGCGTTGAAGGGAACCCTCTGGTTTGTCCCTCGATGGAGGTGGTGGAGCAGGGTCTGCACGTGGTGATGGAGTTCATGCAGCATAAGATGAACTCGAGTGGTGAGCGCCCAGCGAAGAAAAGGTGGTGGATGATGAAGATGGTGAAGTGTGGAACCTTCAACAAGCAAGTGAGAGGTGGGAAAAGACCAGAGCATGAGGGTTACAACATGCTTAAGCACCAGAAAATCAATGGTCTTGCTTCGCCAGGCTTCATGGGAATGCTTTCACCTCTTCGCTTCTTCTCTTCGCCCCGCCATTCCTTCGGCTGA